One window of the Candidatus Sulfotelmatobacter sp. genome contains the following:
- a CDS encoding bifunctional adenosylcobinamide kinase/adenosylcobinamide-phosphate guanylyltransferase has protein sequence MTTLVLGPVRSGKTARALALARASGKRVVVAATAAVDPADAEMVDRVARHRRERPADWTLVETATPGAPALIELLRGSDAQTCILVDALGTWLSSELLALGAGAEADAVAALATLDARGAALVDAAAHARADVIVVAEETGWGIVPATRLGRLFRDAQGRLVRALAQRAERVELVVAGFAVDLRAIGRPVDAP, from the coding sequence ATGACGACGCTCGTGCTGGGACCGGTTCGCTCGGGAAAGACCGCGCGTGCGCTCGCGCTGGCGCGCGCGAGCGGCAAGCGCGTCGTCGTCGCCGCCACGGCCGCGGTCGATCCGGCCGACGCCGAGATGGTCGACCGCGTCGCGCGCCATCGCCGTGAACGGCCGGCGGACTGGACGCTGGTCGAAACCGCGACGCCCGGCGCGCCCGCGCTGATCGAGCTGCTGCGCGGCAGCGATGCGCAGACGTGCATCCTCGTCGATGCGCTCGGCACGTGGCTGTCCTCCGAGCTGCTGGCGCTGGGCGCCGGGGCCGAGGCCGATGCGGTCGCCGCGTTGGCCACGCTCGACGCGCGCGGCGCCGCGCTCGTCGACGCGGCGGCGCACGCGCGGGCCGACGTCATCGTCGTGGCCGAAGAGACCGGGTGGGGTATCGTCCCGGCAACGCGGCTCGGCCGCCTGTTTCGTGACGCTCAAGGTCGGCTGGTGCGCGCGCTGGCCCAACGGGCCGAACGGGTCGAATTGGTCGTGGCCGGCTTCGCCGTCGACCTGCGCGCGATCGGCAGGCCGGTGGACGCACCGTAA
- a CDS encoding helical backbone metal receptor yields MPSRVLAAVLLLVSTVLAGARPAPAVAGAQRIVSLAPSLTEDLGALGVLDRVVGVSAYSDFPPAARRIPVVASFSSVAAERLLALHPDLVVGIAAQRAMVADVQRAGVRVVLLPDDDYASIFADLHALGALVAEPARAARVIAALRARTVSLVRSVPRRAHAPRVFMVLGVDPTFTVGSGSYIATLIAMAGGRNAADLHAAYAPYSDEALVVAQPDALIVDGAVGFASVRGRAPWSDLRAVRDGHVYTLADAALLERPGPRYNEGLAWLIATLRAVPT; encoded by the coding sequence GTGCCCTCGCGCGTTCTCGCCGCCGTGCTGTTGCTCGTGTCGACCGTTCTGGCCGGCGCGCGGCCGGCGCCTGCCGTGGCGGGCGCACAGCGCATCGTCTCGCTCGCTCCCTCGCTGACCGAAGACCTGGGCGCGCTGGGCGTGCTCGACCGTGTCGTCGGCGTGTCCGCCTACAGCGACTTCCCGCCGGCGGCCCGGCGCATCCCGGTCGTCGCGTCGTTCTCGTCGGTCGCCGCCGAACGGCTGTTGGCGCTGCACCCCGACCTGGTCGTCGGGATCGCGGCGCAGCGCGCCATGGTCGCCGACGTGCAGCGCGCCGGCGTGCGCGTGGTGCTGCTGCCCGACGACGACTACGCCAGCATCTTCGCCGACCTGCACGCCCTGGGCGCGCTGGTCGCCGAACCGGCCCGCGCCGCTCGCGTGATCGCCGCGCTGCGCGCCCGAACCGTGTCCCTGGTGCGGAGTGTGCCGCGTCGCGCGCACGCTCCGCGCGTGTTCATGGTGCTCGGCGTCGATCCGACCTTCACCGTCGGGAGCGGGTCCTACATCGCGACGCTGATCGCGATGGCCGGCGGGCGCAACGCCGCCGACCTGCACGCGGCCTACGCGCCCTACAGCGACGAAGCGCTGGTCGTCGCGCAGCCCGACGCGCTGATCGTCGACGGCGCGGTCGGTTTCGCGAGCGTGCGCGGCCGAGCGCCGTGGAGCGACTTGCGCGCGGTGCGCGACGGGCACGTCTACACGCTCGCCGACGCGGCGCTGCTCGAACGGCCCGGGCCGCGCTACAACGAGGGCTTGGCGTGGCTGATCGCGACGCTGCGCGCGGTGCCGACGTGA
- the hflX gene encoding GTPase HflX, whose amino-acid sequence MADRDAARGADVTDMRDEHRRLYPTGPQAQRALVVAVDLQDPQRPLAPELAEFEALADAAGAQIVGEVVQKLPHVDPATLVGSGKAREIAERAEELKADVLFVFNDLRPRQRTNLEKVVPLPIVDRTMLILDIFAQHARSREGQLQVELAQLRYRQSNLIGAGAALSRLGGGVGTRGPGETKLETDRRRIAQRVTLLERQLDDVRRQRETRRSGRGGDPFVALVGYTNVGKSSLLNRLAGSAERDRAFVADQPFATLDPTLRRAYIAPGVNVRLADTVGFITALPHELVNAFRATLEELDAADLLLHVHDAANPDWPRQKASVESILRELGLDEKPVIDVFNKVDRLDAAARAALPADAIEVSAASGEGIEALRAAIAERLS is encoded by the coding sequence GTGGCTGATCGCGACGCTGCGCGCGGTGCCGACGTGACCGACATGCGCGACGAGCACCGGCGGCTCTATCCGACCGGGCCGCAGGCTCAGCGCGCGCTGGTGGTCGCGGTCGACCTGCAGGACCCGCAGCGTCCGCTGGCGCCGGAGCTGGCCGAGTTCGAGGCGCTCGCCGACGCGGCCGGCGCGCAGATCGTCGGCGAGGTCGTGCAGAAGCTGCCGCACGTCGATCCGGCGACGCTGGTCGGCAGCGGCAAGGCCCGCGAGATCGCCGAGCGCGCCGAGGAGCTGAAAGCAGACGTGCTGTTCGTCTTCAACGACCTGCGGCCGCGCCAGCGCACCAACCTCGAGAAGGTGGTGCCGTTGCCGATCGTCGACCGCACGATGCTGATCCTGGACATCTTCGCCCAGCACGCGCGTTCGCGCGAAGGGCAGCTGCAGGTCGAGCTGGCGCAGCTGCGCTATCGCCAGTCGAACTTGATCGGCGCCGGCGCCGCGCTCTCGCGGCTGGGCGGCGGCGTCGGCACGCGCGGCCCCGGCGAAACGAAGCTCGAGACCGACCGTCGCCGGATCGCGCAGCGGGTGACGCTGCTCGAGCGTCAGCTCGACGACGTGCGGCGCCAACGCGAGACGCGGCGCAGCGGGCGCGGCGGCGATCCGTTCGTGGCGCTGGTCGGCTACACCAACGTCGGGAAGTCCTCGCTGCTCAACCGCTTGGCGGGAAGCGCCGAGCGCGACCGCGCCTTCGTCGCCGACCAGCCGTTCGCGACGCTCGACCCGACGCTGCGGCGCGCCTACATCGCGCCGGGCGTCAACGTGCGGCTGGCCGACACGGTCGGCTTCATCACCGCGCTGCCGCACGAGCTGGTCAACGCCTTCCGCGCCACCCTCGAAGAGCTCGACGCGGCCGACCTGCTGCTGCACGTGCACGACGCCGCGAACCCCGACTGGCCGCGACAGAAGGCCTCGGTCGAGTCGATCTTGCGCGAGCTCGGTCTCGACGAGAAACCGGTGATCGACGTCTTCAACAAGGTCGACCGGCTCGACGCGGCGGCGCGGGCCGCGTTGCCGGCCGATGCGATCGAGGTCAGCGCCGCCAGCGGCGAGGGGATCGAGGCCTTGCGCGCCGCGATCGCGGAGCGGCTGTCATGA
- a CDS encoding serine protease: protein MSARRAARLTALALCALAGTACAHAATSGAGTATSAPPAVASKDRFVQLYEKLHPAVVLFTMKIPADDPKRKGQWDEAYGSGVVVESGAWGSRILTDAHVVADARDLVAIVGDGPRAHAKVVATTGEDEDLAIVDVPIRNRPVAALGASTSVEPGTPIGVLGYPIPDAFEDEKLGRTVSLYTGRVASVRKGSLELDVPIIPGESGGPVFDESNGVVIGIAESRFEEERAIGFATPIDEATRFLAAHPRVVEARRR, encoded by the coding sequence ATGAGCGCGCGTCGCGCCGCGCGGCTGACCGCGCTCGCGCTCTGCGCCCTCGCCGGGACCGCGTGCGCGCACGCCGCGACGAGCGGCGCGGGCACGGCGACCTCCGCGCCGCCCGCCGTCGCGTCGAAGGATCGCTTCGTCCAGCTCTACGAGAAGCTGCACCCCGCCGTCGTGCTGTTCACCATGAAGATCCCGGCCGACGACCCGAAACGCAAGGGCCAGTGGGACGAGGCCTACGGCAGCGGCGTCGTGGTCGAGAGCGGCGCGTGGGGTTCGCGCATCCTGACCGACGCGCACGTCGTCGCCGACGCGCGCGATCTGGTCGCGATCGTCGGCGACGGCCCGCGCGCGCACGCCAAGGTCGTCGCGACCACCGGCGAGGACGAGGACCTCGCTATCGTCGACGTCCCGATTCGGAACCGGCCGGTGGCCGCGCTCGGCGCGAGCACGAGCGTCGAACCCGGCACGCCGATCGGCGTGCTGGGCTACCCGATCCCGGATGCGTTCGAGGACGAGAAGCTCGGCCGCACCGTCTCGCTCTACACCGGCCGCGTCGCCAGCGTGCGCAAGGGCTCGCTCGAGCTCGACGTTCCGATCATCCCCGGCGAGAGCGGCGGCCCCGTCTTCGACGAGTCCAACGGCGTCGTCATCGGCATCGCCGAGTCGCGCTTCGAGGAAGAGCGCGCGATCGGCTTCGCCACGCCGATCGACGAGGCGACGCGCTTCCTCGCCGCCCACCCGCGCGTCGTCGAGGCCCGCCGCCGCTGA
- a CDS encoding YbfB/YjiJ family MFS transporter: MRRSGPLGLPSAVWWSAWTFVGLVGFSRVSFGLLLPFVKHDFPGTYSLYGLVAAANFAGYLVALIAMMFVPPAWQRRRVNTVALVFIALTLAASGLAPELRSLAAARFVNGLAQGVATMLTIGLALSVVPPALRGRASGILWGGGGVGIALSGAVLPIAAAHAGGWRVIWVAMAVVAAIGIVGLHRALPERTVTQATAASTRSDRVALVILAAQYTLFGLAFASYFTYAPAYAHALLASALALAIAWVLLGCASAVGSDLWGRALDRSRRGATLALCMALGGVGALSLVWGGLVGAIVSAVLVGSSSVGGPAQTSALTRRYAGANEYVRALSVITTSFAVGQTLGAPVGGVIADASGLAGAIVFSAAIFFAGALAAWPIVTRARRAAASV, encoded by the coding sequence ATGAGGAGATCGGGGCCGCTCGGCCTGCCCAGCGCGGTGTGGTGGTCGGCCTGGACGTTCGTCGGGCTGGTGGGGTTCTCGCGCGTCTCGTTCGGGCTGTTGCTCCCGTTCGTCAAGCACGACTTTCCGGGGACGTACTCGCTCTACGGTCTGGTCGCGGCGGCGAACTTCGCCGGCTACCTGGTCGCGCTGATCGCGATGATGTTCGTTCCGCCGGCCTGGCAGCGCCGGCGCGTCAACACCGTCGCGCTCGTCTTCATCGCGCTCACGCTGGCGGCGTCGGGTCTGGCGCCGGAGCTGCGCAGCCTCGCGGCGGCGCGCTTCGTCAACGGGCTGGCGCAAGGCGTCGCGACCATGCTGACGATCGGGCTCGCGCTCTCGGTCGTGCCGCCCGCGCTGCGTGGCCGCGCGTCGGGGATCTTGTGGGGCGGAGGGGGCGTCGGGATCGCGCTCTCGGGGGCGGTGCTGCCGATCGCGGCGGCGCACGCCGGCGGCTGGCGCGTCATCTGGGTCGCGATGGCCGTCGTCGCCGCGATCGGGATCGTCGGCTTGCACCGCGCGCTGCCGGAGCGAACGGTCACGCAAGCGACGGCCGCCAGCACGCGCAGCGATCGCGTCGCGCTGGTGATCCTGGCCGCGCAGTACACGCTCTTCGGGCTCGCCTTCGCCAGCTATTTCACCTATGCGCCGGCCTACGCGCACGCGCTGCTGGCGAGCGCCCTCGCGCTGGCGATCGCGTGGGTGCTGCTGGGCTGCGCGTCCGCGGTCGGGTCCGATCTGTGGGGCCGCGCGCTCGACCGTTCGCGGCGCGGTGCGACCCTCGCGCTGTGCATGGCGCTGGGCGGCGTCGGCGCGCTCTCGCTGGTATGGGGCGGACTGGTCGGCGCGATCGTCAGCGCCGTGCTCGTCGGCAGCAGCTCCGTCGGCGGACCGGCGCAGACCTCGGCGCTGACGCGCCGCTACGCCGGCGCGAACGAATACGTGCGCGCGCTGAGCGTCATCACGACCTCGTTCGCGGTCGGCCAGACTCTGGGCGCGCCGGTGGGCGGCGTCATCGCCGACGCGTCCGGTCTCGCCGGCGCGATCGTCTTCAGCGCCGCGATCTTCTTCGCCGGCGCGCTCGCGGCGTGGCCGATCGTCACCCGCGCCCGGCGCGCCGCGGCTAGTGTGTGA
- a CDS encoding potassium channel family protein produces MISVGDLFLSVIVPRAIGGRYRPSTRISRLGWRTWRAVALRINDPERREDVLGMFAPALLVSLLVVWVALEILGFGLVFWALRAQIHPHPDLPSAIYYAGTSLLTIGYGDFAPMMIPTRLFSLIAGAAGLGTFAIVTTFLFQTFAAFQRRESFIVSISERTGAPPSGLEFVLRHVKLGLLDDVSPILREAQHWIAEVLETHLAYPSLTYFRSSHDDESWIGTLGAILDASTLLITTLDIDNYGQAVITLRLGTHLVRDFTGFFRLDTTQAVGVEPPEFEAAYNELREAGAPLQPLEKAWPAFAERRATYAPQLDTLARWWRIPPARWIGDRSRPRLHINVGITH; encoded by the coding sequence GTGATCTCGGTCGGCGACCTGTTCCTGTCGGTCATCGTGCCGCGCGCCATCGGCGGTCGCTACCGTCCGAGCACGCGCATCTCGCGCCTGGGCTGGCGGACGTGGCGCGCGGTCGCGCTGCGCATCAACGACCCCGAACGGCGTGAGGACGTGCTCGGAATGTTCGCGCCCGCACTGCTGGTCTCGCTGCTGGTCGTGTGGGTCGCGCTCGAGATCCTCGGCTTCGGCCTGGTGTTCTGGGCGTTGCGCGCGCAGATCCATCCCCATCCCGATCTCCCCAGCGCGATCTACTACGCGGGCACCTCGCTGCTGACGATCGGCTACGGCGACTTCGCCCCGATGATGATTCCGACGCGCCTCTTCTCGCTGATCGCCGGCGCCGCGGGGCTGGGCACGTTCGCGATCGTGACGACCTTCCTGTTCCAAACCTTCGCGGCGTTCCAGCGCCGCGAGTCGTTCATCGTCTCGATCTCCGAGCGCACGGGAGCGCCGCCCAGCGGCCTCGAGTTCGTGCTGCGCCACGTCAAGCTCGGGCTGCTCGACGACGTCTCGCCGATCTTGCGCGAGGCGCAGCACTGGATCGCCGAAGTCCTCGAGACGCACCTGGCGTACCCGTCGCTGACGTACTTTCGTTCCAGTCACGACGACGAGTCCTGGATCGGCACGCTGGGCGCGATCCTCGACGCCTCGACGCTGCTCATCACCACGCTCGACATCGACAACTACGGTCAAGCCGTCATCACGCTGCGGCTGGGCACGCACCTGGTGCGCGACTTCACCGGCTTCTTCCGCCTCGATACGACGCAGGCCGTCGGCGTCGAGCCGCCCGAGTTCGAAGCCGCCTACAACGAGCTCCGCGAGGCGGGCGCGCCGCTGCAGCCGCTGGAAAAAGCGTGGCCGGCCTTCGCCGAGCGCCGCGCCACGTACGCGCCGCAGCTCGACACGCTGGCCCGCTGGTGGCGCATCCCGCCCGCGCGCTGGATCGGCGACCGCTCGCGCCCGCGCCTGCACATCAACGTCGGCATCACACACTAG
- a CDS encoding carboxypeptidase-like regulatory domain-containing protein: protein MLGAKGCDNPNGQGVTDTGTVVGRIVEANDPTLPVPAAQVTIGLRTIRISPADKGGFRLLDVPTGTQTIEISSPGYQSYSAQVVVHKDQVSDVGPIGLASVTGVPH, encoded by the coding sequence TTGTTGGGCGCGAAAGGGTGTGACAACCCCAACGGCCAGGGTGTCACCGACACCGGCACGGTGGTCGGTCGCATCGTCGAAGCAAACGACCCGACCTTGCCCGTCCCGGCGGCGCAGGTCACCATCGGCTTGCGCACGATCCGCATCTCGCCGGCCGACAAAGGCGGGTTCCGCCTGCTCGACGTGCCGACCGGCACACAGACGATCGAGATCAGCTCGCCCGGCTATCAGTCCTACTCGGCACAAGTCGTCGTACACAAGGACCAGGTCAGTGACGTGGGTCCGATCGGACTCGCGTCGGTGACCGGCGTTCCGCACTGA
- a CDS encoding NADH-quinone oxidoreductase subunit A → MSPSGIGYGPVAIYLALAFLAALAFCLLPGLLGRRKPNPVKSEAYECGVEPTSDVSGRFPVRFYVIAMLFVVFDVEAASFYPWAVQMHALRVFGLAEMVSFVIVLAIGYAYVWKRGGFQWR, encoded by the coding sequence GTGTCTCCCTCTGGAATCGGGTATGGACCCGTCGCGATCTACCTGGCGCTGGCGTTCCTCGCCGCCCTGGCGTTCTGTCTCCTGCCCGGCCTGCTCGGCCGCCGCAAACCGAACCCGGTGAAGTCCGAAGCGTACGAGTGCGGCGTCGAGCCGACGTCCGACGTCTCCGGCCGCTTCCCTGTTCGATTCTACGTCATCGCCATGCTGTTCGTCGTCTTCGACGTCGAGGCGGCCTCGTTCTATCCGTGGGCGGTGCAGATGCACGCGCTGCGGGTGTTCGGGTTGGCCGAGATGGTGAGCTTCGTGATCGTCCTGGCCATCGGGTACGCCTACGTCTGGAAGCGAGGCGGTTTCCAATGGCGCTAG
- a CDS encoding NADH-quinone oxidoreductase subunit B family protein: MALGSGGDFLLTTVDSVARWAQSSSVWPLTMGLACCAIEMMTATAPEYDIARLGSEVFRASPRQADLMIVSGRVSKKMGPIVKRLYDQMADPKWVISMGACASSGGVFDNYAIIQGVDTVIPVDVYVPGCPPTPDGLLYAVNLIQQQIKQGGRGGILARA, from the coding sequence ATGGCGCTAGGTAGCGGCGGAGATTTTCTTCTCACCACCGTCGACTCGGTCGCTCGCTGGGCGCAATCCTCCAGCGTCTGGCCGCTCACCATGGGCTTGGCCTGCTGCGCGATCGAGATGATGACCGCGACCGCGCCCGAGTACGACATCGCGCGCTTGGGCTCGGAAGTCTTCCGGGCCTCGCCGCGCCAGGCCGACCTGATGATCGTCTCCGGCCGGGTTTCCAAGAAGATGGGCCCGATCGTGAAGCGTCTCTACGACCAGATGGCCGACCCCAAGTGGGTGATCTCGATGGGCGCCTGCGCCTCGAGCGGCGGCGTCTTCGACAACTACGCGATCATCCAAGGCGTCGACACCGTCATCCCGGTCGACGTCTACGTCCCCGGCTGCCCGCCCACGCCCGACGGCCTGCTCTACGCGGTCAACTTGATCCAACAGCAGATCAAGCAAGGTGGCCGCGGCGGCATCCTGGCGCGAGCGTAA
- a CDS encoding NADH-quinone oxidoreductase subunit C, whose amino-acid sequence MPSSQTPPPGSTAVDPTAVRPTIADARILRVTPDALIATLRELKAQGFSQLTDIGGVDYLEREPRFDVVYHLLALPTRESSIGDVGAPARVRVLCGVDVDQEVPTAVALWPAADWAEREVFDLFGIRFQDHPDMRRIQMPDDWEGYPLRKDYPLRGPASERTPRPSFALKSNVAAGTPASGRAAAALQKQLLEARSREVKTAAEAGRTAQTGVHPGASVTAGDASAKELAERPVNLNTKDNA is encoded by the coding sequence ATGCCCAGCTCGCAGACCCCACCGCCCGGCTCGACGGCCGTCGATCCGACCGCGGTCCGGCCGACCATCGCCGACGCGCGCATCCTGCGCGTCACGCCCGACGCGCTGATCGCGACGCTGCGGGAGCTCAAGGCGCAAGGCTTCTCCCAGCTGACCGACATCGGCGGCGTCGACTACCTCGAGCGTGAGCCGCGCTTCGACGTCGTCTACCATCTGCTCGCGCTGCCGACGCGCGAGTCCAGCATCGGCGACGTCGGCGCGCCGGCGCGCGTACGCGTGCTGTGCGGCGTGGACGTGGATCAGGAAGTCCCGACCGCGGTCGCGCTGTGGCCGGCCGCCGACTGGGCCGAGCGCGAAGTCTTCGACTTGTTCGGGATCCGCTTCCAAGATCACCCCGACATGCGCCGCATCCAGATGCCCGACGACTGGGAAGGCTACCCGCTGCGCAAGGACTACCCGCTGCGCGGCCCGGCCAGCGAACGCACGCCGCGGCCTTCGTTCGCGCTCAAGTCGAACGTCGCCGCCGGCACGCCCGCTTCCGGCCGCGCCGCCGCCGCCCTGCAGAAGCAGCTGCTCGAAGCGCGCAGCCGCGAAGTGAAGACGGCCGCCGAAGCGGGTCGAACGGCCCAGACCGGCGTGCACCCCGGCGCCAGCGTGACCGCCGGCGACGCCAGCGCGAAAGAATTGGCCGAACGCCCCGTCAACCTGAACACGAAGGACAACGCGTGA
- the nuoD gene encoding NADH dehydrogenase (quinone) subunit D: MSTIAPSTAGYAVDVVESTDGRMVLSMGPQHPSTHGVLQVITEIEGEIVTKASPEIGYLHTGIEKSAENLFWSQASTVIERMDYLSPLTNALCYYLAVEKLLGIDGQIPERAQQIRVLLSELSRIASHCVWLGTGGIDLGALTGFFYAFDLRERILDLFEASGGARMHPNYLRVGGLAQDLPKGFLDKLDGVIAMYEPRMRDLRGLLQKNPILQDRMIDVGILEAEDAVAWGMTGPILRAAGIAYDVRKAFPYSGYDRYEFDVPTRTEGDAYARFLVRLDEMDEAMRIIRQVRKELDTPGNWQMTDTKFAPPPKETIALSMEALIHHFKLVSESFRVPAGDVYQAVEGPRGELGYYVVSNGDNRPWRVRTRPPSMYNLQVLKKIALGELIADMVVMIGSLDPVFGEVDR, translated from the coding sequence GTGAGCACGATCGCGCCGTCAACCGCCGGCTACGCCGTCGACGTCGTCGAGAGCACCGATGGACGCATGGTCCTCTCGATGGGCCCGCAGCACCCCTCGACGCACGGCGTGCTGCAAGTCATCACCGAGATCGAAGGCGAGATCGTCACCAAGGCCTCGCCCGAGATCGGCTACCTGCACACCGGCATCGAGAAGAGCGCCGAGAACCTGTTCTGGTCGCAGGCGTCCACCGTCATCGAGCGGATGGACTACCTCTCGCCGCTGACCAACGCCCTCTGCTACTACCTGGCGGTCGAGAAGCTGCTGGGCATCGACGGACAGATCCCCGAGCGCGCGCAGCAGATCCGCGTGCTGCTCTCCGAGCTCTCGCGCATCGCCTCGCACTGCGTGTGGCTGGGCACCGGCGGCATCGACCTGGGCGCGCTGACCGGTTTCTTCTACGCCTTCGACCTGCGCGAGCGCATCCTGGATCTGTTCGAGGCCTCGGGCGGCGCGCGCATGCACCCCAACTACCTGCGCGTGGGCGGCCTCGCGCAAGACCTGCCCAAGGGATTCCTCGACAAGCTCGACGGCGTCATCGCGATGTACGAGCCGCGCATGCGCGACCTGCGCGGCCTGCTGCAGAAGAACCCGATCCTGCAAGACCGCATGATCGACGTCGGCATCCTCGAGGCCGAGGACGCCGTCGCGTGGGGGATGACCGGGCCGATCCTGCGCGCGGCCGGGATCGCGTACGACGTGCGCAAGGCGTTCCCGTACAGCGGTTACGACCGCTACGAGTTCGACGTCCCGACCCGCACCGAAGGCGACGCCTACGCGCGCTTCCTGGTCCGGCTGGACGAGATGGACGAAGCGATGCGGATCATCCGCCAGGTGCGCAAGGAGCTCGACACGCCCGGCAACTGGCAGATGACCGACACCAAGTTCGCGCCGCCGCCGAAAGAGACGATCGCGCTCTCGATGGAGGCGCTGATCCATCATTTCAAGCTCGTCTCCGAATCGTTCCGCGTGCCGGCCGGCGACGTCTACCAGGCCGTCGAGGGCCCGCGCGGCGAGCTCGGCTACTACGTCGTCTCGAACGGCGACAACCGGCCGTGGCGCGTGCGCACGCGGCCGCCGTCGATGTACAACCTGCAGGTCCTCAAGAAGATCGCGCTGGGCGAGCTGATCGCCGACATGGTCGTCATGATCGGTTCGCTCGATCCGGTCTTCGGCGAGGTCGATCGCTAA
- a CDS encoding heme-binding protein yields the protein MRLFTISALAGAALLLAHPVAAQVPTPAPAGGTPDRMPFAIPYGPSITAARAARVVDAVLAEAAKHPSWAFAISVVDPHGELVYFYRMDDVQYASIAISQGKARTAARFRRESRVFYNAEESGHPYVSTLDPGLVASPGGFPLVENGHIIGAVGCSGGTGDQDATVCKAGAESIR from the coding sequence ATGCGCCTGTTCACGATCTCCGCGCTGGCCGGCGCCGCGTTGCTGCTGGCCCACCCCGTCGCCGCGCAAGTGCCGACGCCCGCGCCGGCCGGCGGCACGCCCGACCGCATGCCGTTCGCGATCCCCTACGGTCCGTCGATCACCGCCGCGCGCGCGGCGCGCGTCGTCGACGCGGTGCTCGCCGAAGCGGCGAAGCATCCGTCCTGGGCGTTCGCGATCAGCGTCGTCGACCCGCACGGCGAGCTGGTCTACTTCTACCGGATGGACGACGTCCAGTACGCCTCGATCGCGATCTCGCAAGGCAAAGCGCGCACCGCCGCGCGCTTCCGGCGCGAGAGCCGCGTCTTCTACAACGCCGAGGAGAGCGGGCACCCGTACGTGTCCACGCTCGATCCGGGTCTGGTCGCCTCGCCCGGCGGCTTCCCGCTGGTCGAGAACGGACACATCATCGGCGCCGTCGGCTGCAGCGGCGGCACGGGCGATCAGGACGCGACGGTCTGCAAGGCCGGCGCCGAGAGCATACGGTGA
- a CDS encoding NAD(P)H-dependent oxidoreductase subunit E, protein MSTQADAAIGVHPGSDAVADWSPHLLRPGHPFDELYARLRPEIDATLAQYEQKRSALLPMAHLFQEHEGYVSANAVAVIAHTLEETLATVESTLSFYTLFFRRPVGKYMVQVCRNLSCLLNGAQEILDHCRAKIGVAHLETTDDGVFSYEEVECLAACDRAPCAQVNLEFVYDLTKEKVDQLLADLRAGTHAIQPLAQTVKPGRTWKVAQDTGLKAPGARGVSDPNNAGGIGDPSGITMFDLIVGKPQYEERSKERLVHETTLRPELAEDGHH, encoded by the coding sequence GTGAGTACGCAGGCAGACGCCGCCATCGGCGTGCATCCGGGTTCAGACGCCGTCGCCGACTGGTCGCCGCACCTGCTGCGTCCCGGTCATCCGTTCGACGAGCTGTACGCGCGCTTGCGGCCGGAGATCGACGCGACCCTCGCCCAGTACGAGCAGAAGCGCTCGGCGCTGCTGCCGATGGCCCACTTGTTCCAGGAGCACGAGGGCTACGTCTCCGCCAACGCGGTGGCCGTCATCGCGCACACGCTCGAGGAGACGCTGGCCACCGTCGAGTCGACGCTCTCGTTCTACACGCTGTTCTTCCGGCGCCCGGTCGGCAAGTACATGGTGCAGGTCTGCCGCAACCTCTCGTGCCTGCTCAACGGCGCGCAAGAGATTCTCGACCATTGCCGCGCGAAGATCGGCGTGGCGCACTTGGAGACGACCGACGACGGCGTCTTCTCGTACGAGGAAGTCGAGTGTCTGGCGGCCTGCGACCGCGCGCCGTGCGCGCAGGTCAACCTCGAGTTCGTCTACGACCTGACGAAGGAGAAGGTCGACCAGCTGCTGGCCGACCTGCGCGCGGGAACGCACGCGATCCAGCCGCTGGCGCAGACCGTCAAGCCCGGGCGCACCTGGAAAGTCGCGCAGGACACCGGGCTCAAGGCGCCCGGCGCGCGCGGCGTGAGCGATCCCAACAACGCCGGCGGCATCGGCGACCCCAGCGGCATCACGATGTTCGACCTGATCGTCGGCAAGCCGCAGTACGAAGAGCGGTCGAAGGAACGCCTCGTCCACGAAACGACGCTGCGCCCCGAACTCGCCGAGGACGGACACCACTAG